One genomic window of Nisaea sp. includes the following:
- the ftsE gene encoding cell division ATP-binding protein FtsE: MIQFDKVELRYPGSPAILSDVNFAVEESSFQFITGASGAGKSSLLKLMYLGLKPSRGRLSLFGQNAATIGRDGIPALRRRIGIVFQDFRLIPHLSALDNVALPLRIAGARESAIREYVPELLEWVGLSGHFDSLPHTLSGGQQQRVAIARAVIGRPQLLLADEPTGNVDDGVAIRLLYLFEELHKMGTTVLIATHNRALVERFTYPCLNVDGGRVTRVRGPGSRRSEPRPVGAATSGGTSNPSKHRHRG, translated from the coding sequence GTGATCCAGTTTGACAAGGTGGAGCTCCGCTATCCCGGGAGTCCGGCAATCCTCAGCGATGTTAATTTCGCGGTCGAGGAAAGCTCGTTCCAGTTCATCACCGGGGCGAGCGGGGCCGGAAAATCGAGCCTGCTGAAGCTGATGTATCTCGGGCTGAAGCCGTCGCGCGGACGACTGTCCCTGTTCGGTCAGAACGCGGCGACCATCGGCCGGGACGGTATTCCGGCGTTGCGTCGGCGCATCGGTATCGTGTTCCAGGACTTCCGGCTGATCCCGCATCTGAGCGCGCTGGACAATGTCGCGCTGCCGTTGCGCATCGCCGGGGCGCGCGAATCGGCGATCCGCGAATACGTTCCGGAGTTGCTTGAATGGGTTGGCCTCTCCGGCCATTTCGACTCCCTGCCGCACACGCTGTCCGGTGGACAGCAGCAGCGCGTGGCCATCGCCCGTGCCGTGATCGGCAGGCCGCAGCTCTTGCTCGCCGACGAGCCGACGGGCAATGTCGACGACGGCGTGGCCATCCGGCTGCTCTATCTCTTCGAGGAATTGCACAAGATGGGCACCACGGTGCTGATCGCGACCCATAACAGGGCGCTGGTGGAGCGTTTCACCTATCCCTGCCTGAATGTCGATGGCGGGCGCGTGACCCGTGTCCGCGGACCGGGTAGCCGGCGTAGCGAGCCGCGTCCTGTCGGTGCGGCAACCAGCGGCGGGACCAGCAATCCCAGCAAGCACCGTCACAGGGGCTGA